A genomic window from Populus alba chromosome 19, ASM523922v2, whole genome shotgun sequence includes:
- the LOC118027764 gene encoding ubiquitin-conjugating enzyme E2 2, giving the protein MSTPSRKRLMRDFKRLQQDPPAGISGAPQDNNIMLWNAVIFGPDDTPWDGGTFKLTLQFTEDYPNKPPTVRFVSRMFHPNIYADGSICLDILQNQWSPIYDVAAILTSIQSLLCDPNPNSPANSEAARMFSETKREYNRRVREVVEQSWTAD; this is encoded by the exons atGTCAACCCCATCTAGGAAGAGGTTGATGAGGGATTTCAAGAGGCTGCAGCAGGATCCACCTGCCGGCATCAGTGGTGCCCCCCAAGACAACAACATCATGCTTTGGAACGCTGTTATTTTCGG ACCTGATGATACTCCATGGGATGGAG GGACGTTTAAGTTGACTCTTCAATTCACAGAGGATTATCCGAATAAACCTCCAACAGTCCGATTTGTTTCACGGATGTTTCATCCAAACA TTTATGCAGATGGAAGTATATGCTTGGACATCTTACAAAATCAGTGGAGTCCGATATATGATGTTGCTGCTATACTTACCTCCATCCAG TCTCTGCTCTGTGATCCAAACCCAAATTCCCCAGCAAACTCTGAAGCCGCTCGCATGTTCAGTGAGACTAAGCGGGAGTACAACCGCAGAGTTCGTGAAGTAGTGGAGCAGAGCTGGACGGCTGACTGA